Proteins co-encoded in one Erwinia sp. genomic window:
- a CDS encoding hypothetical protein (ID:JIFNMEKO_01920;~source:Prodigal:2.6), with the protein MSNTEISYQRTLSGGTIHVTRHQGDYPPESLFDIAERRNPKRAFLFVSKVLGRHIPVKPAVMREVYQQLAGQFP; encoded by the coding sequence ATGAGCAACACAGAGATATCCTACCAACGAACACTGTCAGGTGGCACTATTCATGTCACCCGTCATCAGGGGGACTATCCGCCTGAAAGTTTGTTTGATATCGCCGAAAGGAGAAACCCGAAACGCGCTTTTTTGTTTGTAAGCAAAGTGCTCGGACGTCATATTCCGGTCAAACCTGCAGTGATGCGCGAAGTGTACCAACAACTTGCCGGTCAGTTCCCTTAA
- a CDS encoding hypothetical protein (ID:JIFNMEKO_01921;~source:Prodigal:2.6), with the protein MGLGAGLFDELSKHYSQSVFLTSTRHPMDNELLCEFKEDHSHATDHLIYLPSEPVMQQCIKQARTLVLIDDEATTGNTFINLVDALNASGKIPLLEQIITVTLTDWSGDAVQLRSRLPVRALSLISGCWHWEPIPDAPIPIMPAQLQNERAPLPLSRQQTWGRLGMLAAVDNLGTGITTHAGEHILVLVSGEFTWQLFLLAERLEKQGASVLFSTTTRSPIATGFAIRSSLTFMDNYGLGISNFAYNVAHQQFDRILLCIETPPESVDTQLLQALSSVAPIVDIVVYE; encoded by the coding sequence GTGGGGCTGGGGGCTGGCCTGTTTGATGAGTTAAGTAAACACTATTCCCAGTCAGTTTTCTTAACATCAACACGCCACCCGATGGATAACGAGCTCCTTTGTGAATTTAAAGAAGATCACAGCCACGCCACGGATCATCTGATTTATTTGCCTTCAGAACCCGTGATGCAACAGTGCATTAAACAAGCCAGAACACTGGTGTTAATTGACGATGAAGCGACTACCGGTAATACGTTTATTAATTTAGTTGATGCCCTGAACGCCTCGGGAAAAATACCGTTACTCGAACAAATAATCACCGTCACACTGACTGACTGGAGCGGTGATGCCGTACAGCTGCGCAGTCGCTTGCCAGTGAGGGCCTTATCCCTGATCAGTGGCTGCTGGCACTGGGAACCAATACCTGATGCGCCAATCCCCATCATGCCAGCGCAGCTGCAAAATGAGCGCGCACCTCTCCCCCTCAGTCGTCAGCAGACCTGGGGACGGCTCGGTATGCTGGCCGCAGTGGATAATCTGGGAACAGGTATTACAACGCATGCCGGTGAACACATTTTGGTCCTCGTCAGTGGCGAATTTACCTGGCAACTTTTCCTGCTGGCTGAACGTCTTGAAAAACAAGGGGCATCTGTACTTTTTAGCACCACCACACGCTCTCCAATCGCAACCGGATTCGCCATTCGCTCATCGCTGACCTTTATGGATAATTACGGACTGGGGATCAGTAACTTCGCTTATAACGTTGCCCACCAGCAGTTTGATCGTATTTTGCTCTGTATCGAAACACCACCGGAAAGTGTCGATACACAACTGCTGCAAGCACTTTCCTCTGTCGCCCCTATTGTGGATATTGTTGTCTATGAATAA
- a CDS encoding hypothetical protein (ID:JIFNMEKO_01922;~source:Prodigal:2.6), which yields MNKPVIFSDLDDTLFQTCRKMVDELSQQPYRTAALDRSLQPRSFMNREQALFVDWLLAQSELIPVTARGTEEIARVTIPFHSWAITTHGAVILTPEGQPDAEWQTHMLHALQPYREKLNARQQHIDAEIKARGINAWARINVEYDGTPVYLVMKHRDSTKLAELYALADDVASGFTNAGFYLHRNSNNVAWIPDPVEKGLAVNWLLKKLRAERGQFPVVGFGDSLSDYRFMKLCDWFAIPRQSQFATAVSQAILGDQ from the coding sequence ATGAATAAACCTGTCATTTTCAGCGATCTTGATGACACGCTGTTTCAAACCTGCCGTAAAATGGTCGATGAGTTATCACAACAACCTTACCGGACAGCAGCACTCGATCGCTCACTGCAACCCCGTAGTTTCATGAATCGTGAGCAGGCGCTCTTCGTTGACTGGCTGCTGGCGCAAAGCGAACTTATCCCGGTAACCGCGAGAGGAACAGAAGAAATTGCCCGGGTAACGATTCCTTTTCACTCCTGGGCGATTACCACACACGGTGCTGTCATACTTACCCCCGAAGGACAACCGGATGCAGAGTGGCAAACCCATATGCTACACGCACTGCAGCCATACCGGGAAAAACTCAATGCGCGGCAACAACACATTGATGCAGAGATAAAAGCCCGTGGTATTAATGCGTGGGCACGCATTAATGTCGAATACGATGGCACACCGGTTTATCTGGTAATGAAGCATCGTGACAGTACGAAGCTCGCTGAATTGTATGCACTGGCAGATGATGTTGCTTCAGGTTTTACGAATGCTGGATTCTACCTGCACCGAAACAGTAATAACGTTGCCTGGATACCCGACCCTGTAGAAAAAGGGCTTGCAGTTAACTGGCTATTGAAAAAATTGCGGGCTGAACGCGGTCAGTTTCCGGTAGTGGGTTTCGGCGACAGCCTGAGTGACTATCGGTTCATGAAATTATGTGACTGGTTCGCGATCCCTCGCCAGAGTCAGTTTGCCACTGCTGTTTCACAGGCTATTTTGGGGGACCAGTAA